DNA sequence from the Bombus huntii isolate Logan2020A chromosome 16, iyBomHunt1.1, whole genome shotgun sequence genome:
atattagattgTTGTTTTTAACTAAGGAgattgaaaatttgaatattggtggaaaaattagtttaaaaattcaaatattaatgAGGAAACTTGGGATTCAAAAAGTAACGTAGGAAAGTTAGGTtaagaattgaaaaattcatttagTGACCATTGATCAGTGGACAGTTAGAATGTACTTAGATGACTTAGACGTAGTGTACTTAATATTGATGAAGTTGACATTCACTAACTATTTTTTGGACGCAAAATCTATTTCCACGATCATCACAGAATTTAGCAACACCATTCCAGTTCCTAATTGAGACACAATCCGGTTAAATTAATTGGATAGTATTGTTAACTTATGTAGTATAGTTagcaataaaaatagaaatgatTGTAGAcgatattagaaataaaataagaaaattacgATGATTATATTAAGGAGtaaaatagaagaaagaaaaaaagagattcTATGAAGTAGATAGTCATGATGGCACTCGTTCTCGGTTGATATTGATAAAATCTTGGAATATCGTTTCTGAAAGGAGGATGCCGACCAGATGCGACTCAAGTATCGGTTTTACGAGTATCAACTCGCAAATGTTCCGGAGCGTGCCGTTTCGAGTATCGCCGTGACAAATTTCAAGAGAGCATTGTATACCCACAAACGATTATTTATCTCAATTTGTCACGTACAACAGGGGAGAGATTTGGTCCATGTCGAGTTCCCGTGCATCTTTCATCTTTTCCatcttattttaaaaattcagaTCGGTCTTTTAAACAGAtcaactttttaatttttcctcgttatttctaatttgtctagaaataattttttaaataaataaaggtgGAGTAAATTGCCATTATTATTCAACTTGTAATTGTTCAAAAAAGTTAGGatattgttatataatattctttgataataattttgcaattatacgaaataaaaaacCTTTCACCTTTTTAACCTATACATATTTACaactaatttttaaatagaaaagagCAGTATCTTCTATATCTCCAATACTATATCTTCTTCCTAACGATAAACtgttattttcataaatattacatcattCCGAAACATCAACCTAACcttcaattttttctttcagaAACCTAGCATGAAATTAATCTCCAACCAGCAGATAACATCAAAATATGCAAATTGAACGTGGAAAGGGCTCTACTTCTTTCGTCTGAAACTTCGATTCACATACGTTCCCCGACATAATCCCAATTATGTTGCGAGGTCTATAGTGTATATCGATGGTCGACAATAGTAATTCACTTTGGAACCAACCAAAGGCAATGGGATATAGCTTTTTCAAGCTAGATGGTGACAAAACTTTGTCAGTTTACTAGGTACAACCCTAGCGAACCAGCATTGTGATCGTATTAACACCTTGCATAATTGCATCGCCACCGACGCCGCCGCGTTTCTCATTGTGCCTCCGTTAAACACGTCTCATTTGAATATTGGCCCATTCAGTGTTCTGTCTGTCGCACAACCTCTCTTCCTCGCACTGGAAAGCTCGATCACTGATAAAGGGGAAGGTTCGTGTACTCGTGGTCGCTTCCTATAATGTTCTCTGTACTCTTTCTCAGGCTGTCAGCTTTCTTTAATTATGCACCATTTGATATAGATAACACGAGTGAGATATTAACGattttaataacattattAACTCTTTTGAGTAcaaattaattctttttaaGGAAGAAGTCAAAATTCTAGTGTAAATGATATCCATGACGTAAGTAGGAAGTTTGTTGTGATTAAGTTGCCTGCTTTTTataattggttatagtatgtATGAGTTTTTggagaaattaatattaactcCTATGGGAGACATGCTTACAtggaaaatatgaatttgcctAAATATCTGCAGTTTAATAACAATATTTCAAAGTTATTACCCAATAAAAGTCTACCATCTTCCTTTAATCTCAATTATACAATCTCGAGTTCCAAAAAAGCTCACCTCGACATCTCCGAAAACCTCCAAAAAGTCCTCTAAAACATCGTAGATTGTTCAacaaattccaaaattaatcTCCGCCTCCAAAGTATTTATGTGTCACAACAACCTAACCTCTTCATCCggaataatatttctaaaaaactTGCACAAACCTTACCATCCATGAAAGCTCTCGAGTGACCCGAAATaatttcgtggaaaatttccaggttttaagaagagttcctCCGTGTGTCTCGTTGGTCGGACTGTCGCCAAATTGTGGAAGGAGGAGGGCGAGGCGGACAAATTTCGCTGGGAAGTGGGAGGATGGAGGATGGAGAatgatagaaataaaatttccgaCGGCAGTAACAATAAACCGCAGCATTCAGTGGGTTTCTACTATGCTCGTTCAGCGATCCACCAATGGCTGAGTGGTCTGAGGGTACGTTTCACCCTGTATGGTTTCCGATTGGCTGGATTCTCCGCCCAGGGGTTGCATCGATCATCCCCTTGGCGTTTCCACGGGTTTTGGTATATAAAGCAGCCTCCCCAGGGACACTGACGATAGTCTGAATCCTTTGCTGTTCGTGAATCTTCGGTTCTCACCGACCACTATCGTGAAGTAGTGACCTAACCTAGGAGACATAAGttaatgttaatattattaatcaaGTAGCAGGGATAAAACAGACTTTAACCAAAAAGTAAATTTGGTTCTAGAAGTGAATCTTTTGTGGAGAGACTTTTGAGGAGAGCTGGAAGTTGGGCAAAAGATTTTGAGGAATTTGCAGACTTGGTAAATTAATTAGGGAATTGCAAGTGAAGTGATTAATGATCTGGTAAGGATAGGAAGCATGGCGAGCCATTCGAGTTACGAGTATGAAGACAGGGGGCAGAGGATGAGGCACCGGGTCGGTACCACTTCCAGGGCGGCTGACTCCACTGTGGCTTGCACTAGGTAAATTTTTTGCGAACAAAAAATGAATCTCTCGACACTTTTCTAAAAAATTGGAGTTAAAGCATTATTTTcttgttataaaaatttaatttctctagAATTACTGACAAATCTTGATGTTAAAgtttaaaagattttattCTGGCTTGTTCTGAGATTTCACAATCATAAACTTCTGAGATcctaaaattaacaaattctaatatttcaaatttcaaaattccagaattccaatatttcaaatttccaaaattccAAGATTTGTCTTAAGATTTTTCATTTCTGAAATTATTGTTGAATACGAttgtaataagtaaaattattttctattataaatGAGAAACGTGGGAATGttgtagaaaaaaaaatttgctTAATAGATTAACGAATAGACGGAATAGAGAATTTAGACCTTTTGATGAATTGGTCATATTTATTGATTACAGCAGTCAGTATTACGTGGGTCCAAGCAGTGATATCAGCGAGGAGGACCTTGCAGAGCTTCCTTCCTGCGTTTACGCGGGTAGATCCACTCAACACGTCGCACACACCTCCCCACATACTCATTCTCCTCTCCATTACCACATGCCGGTTTCTACACCtggtaatttaaaaaaagatcaAATACAAAGTcttgattttatgtattttagaaTTTCCTATAATTGGTTATCCTTAGTCAGAGCGAAAAATAAGTAACAGTTCTGTCtgaaaaatttgtcaataTTGATAAGACTTAAAATCCTAAATTAGAATGGAGGTTTAGTAAGCTGTAAACCGGAAAATTCGAAATGTCCAAATTGTTTCGTAAATTCGAATATCTCGCGGAACTTTTTTAACATTGAGCGTAcaaatgaatttttcttttcgaatttattatattatctttcCTTTAGATCACAATGATACGGAGATCAATGGTGTAGAAGAGGGCTACTACCCAAATGGCAGCCCCTATAGAATTCAACGACACGCCGCCAATATACGCGAAAGAAAACGCATGCTGAGGTGAGAAATTATTCTCAACGAAATCTTTAtccaataatttatttaaattatcattTATCTTTTACGTAATCTAGCTTTCGAATAGcctatacaaatatattataatactaatatcaatatttaaatttttgttacagttatctatttttattacattattatttttgcatcatgttaaatattacttttattacaaatttaaaaaattgtattgaagagaagaatttaataaattgtgaaGCAGGTTGTCAGTGTGATTACGATTTTTAGCAGCATCAACTCGGCTTTCGACGAGCTCCGAGTTCACGTTCCAACGTTCCCATATGAGAAGAGGCTGTCCAAGATTGATACTCTACGTCTGGCTATAGCGTATATCGCGCTCCTTCGAGAAGTGTTGGCTGCAAGGCTCGACCCATTGACCTACGTCGAGAGGTGCCTTAGAGGAGAAATAAATGGTGAACGCGCTGAATGGAACACCAGTGGTGAGAatcattaattaaaattatttgttttccagTCAGGAGTATGGAAGTACCTTAgaaaattagaatattattatatgtatttcatttaaaaaaaagtaataacTTTCGAGGTCATTGGACTTTTTCACCGTCCTATTTTAACTTCGCTATGTGTTTGTTGTATAATCATTttactatatacatatttatattcttgtagattatattttattttattttagtctAGTTATTTAGTTCTAGttacttttttaaaaaatagaggACGTTCgtaatattgaatatttaaatagcttatattaataaaataactaaataaataagtattgTTTTTAATCGTAGATCTGACAGCACGTTTGTCGTGGATAAATTGGGAGAATTTAGGCGTGAATCCTAATCGAAGGTCAGTCTTAACCACGCTCGCCCTAACGACGGacaatatgaattaaaaatacagaagaagaaaaaaaaatctcaTCGAGGATAATCGCAGACGAattctccttttctttgtaaatAAATCCCAGTCGAATAGAGTGCCAAAGGATgttatacataaatatgtatacatttcaGTTCTAGTCTGGATCGTGCAATACGAAGCGATGATattatatttcgtatttctacatataaataattatatattatacgtacACGCGTGTACATGTAAAATGGGAatagctatacatatattctaGTTTTAGTATTTTGTTTGGAATAAAATCAGCGCTTGTGAGAAAACCTATATCGATCTTATGATTCACTACTTCTACACCCTctgtatgtaatataatatgtatatacatatactttgtttaagattataaattatattatttttattctgattaaatcttaaaataattctgtcttttaatttctatacTATTTATTGAAggtttaatttaatatcatgtGTATATTATATAGCATTAGTTATAAAATTATGCCCATGATCGAtcaattaataattcttttttatatttccctaatatttccaataactgttactgcttataatttcataatcgTATAATATTAATCTCAATAATTGtcagaataaaaagtaataattttCCACAATAAACGTTGCAGTATTCTACaaaacaattattaaaattattaatatcacatatataatatctgaaattaaattgatattaattttctgaaaattcaattaataccaaatgaaaatttaatcaactaaacgtaaaaatttctttaatatgaatcaaaatttaatttaaagttGAATCTGAAAGTTTGACTCAGTaccaaattaaaaattaacatcTGAGCGTATAATGGCCAAGTTCACAGCATCCtctcgattaattaatttaatttcagggTAACATCCTGTTTCATGGTGTCATCGAACGCGAATCTTGATTGCCAGATGACACTATTGTTCCCATTATTGAAGCAGAGCAAAAACAAAAGCATGTGACACGTGCCCGGTGTCAGTATACTGGTTATGTTTCATCAGTCACTTTAAACAGGAACAGATTCGTTTAATCGGCAAGTGTCTTCTACGGAACCTCACAATATATCTACATTAAAaccaatttataaatattaccaTTAAATCTCTATTTTTGTgtgtaagaataaataattcttccCAAGGACACGTGAAGTGTATGACGTGTATTCCATTATATTCCACATCTTGTCTCCGTCCATTCATCTCTATTTCAAGTTCACCGaaaaaatcacaaaatattatataagtGTGTTTGTGAATATTGAATAAATAAGTTTTATGTGAAATGAGATGGAAGATCCGAAGAAAATGGAATCGAaacaaaaacaatttttcgatgatgatgatgtgaGCGTGATTGCTGtgataagaaaagaaaacgatcGGTGGTCGATGGAGCAACAAGATGAAAAACCGGTTAAGCAGCAAGAGAGGAAACGAGTGTTCGAGTTGAGCGACGAACGGTGCAAAATGGCACTCCGGAAACAGCTCGAtctggattcgttatcgaccGAGCAGAATAGCAAGGCTAAGGAATACGAGGCTGTCGAAATTTTGCGGAAACTTCCGCCTGGCACCATTGTGATTAAACGCGAAAAGATATATAAAGATGATAGCGATTATGTAAGGG
Encoded proteins:
- the LOC126874542 gene encoding basic helix-loop-helix transcription factor amos-like isoform X1, with the protein product MASHSSYEYEDRGQRMRHRVGTTSRAADSTVACTSSQYYVGPSSDISEEDLAELPSCVYAGRSTQHVAHTSPHTHSPLHYHMPVSTPDHNDTEINGVEEGYYPNGSPYRIQRHAANIRERKRMLSSINSAFDELRVHVPTFPYEKRLSKIDTLRLAIAYIALLREVLAARLDPLTYVERCLRGEINGERAEWNTSDLTARLSWINWENLGVNPNRRSVLTTLALTTDNMN
- the LOC126874542 gene encoding basic helix-loop-helix transcription factor amos-like isoform X2 — translated: MASHSSYEYEDRGQRMRHRVGTTSRAADSTVACTSSQYYVGPSSDISEEDLAELPSCVYAGRSTQHVAHTSPHTHSPLHYHMPVSTPDHNDTEINGVEEGYYPNGSPYRIQRHAANIRERKRMLSINSAFDELRVHVPTFPYEKRLSKIDTLRLAIAYIALLREVLAARLDPLTYVERCLRGEINGERAEWNTSDLTARLSWINWENLGVNPNRRSVLTTLALTTDNMN